The window tttattgatcaaacttattttatatatagttGCTAATTTCAATAATGTTTAGATGTGCGTAGTtctatatataaatgatcaaattaaCACACTATTTGTCAATGTAGTAATTCTatcattaatatctctaattgtgcagaattaaaaattgtaaaaagatGATATCAATGAGATGAATAGTTTCAAAAGTCAAATCGAACTAATAGcttgaataagagggagtaaaaAATAATTCAGATAAATTATAATGAGTGATATTCATGATGTAAGAACGAATCTTGTCTAACGAGAATTTAACAAAAGTATTGATCATAAAGTAATTTCAAGTGACTACATTGTTTACATCAAGGCCTTTTACTCATTAAGAATGGATCCCTAAGTGTTGTGCACCATGAGGAGCTTTAGGGATAATATAGTGTAACATCATGGTAACAATACTCCAACACAATACAAACTACGCGCAAAGTCACAAATCAACCTCAATCGTATGAACTTTCGTAATTTCATCCGGCATTTGATCTAACCTTAATGTGAGCAAACCCGACCCAGAATCATACTCAAACCCGACATCCTCAGACCCAACTCGGCATCTCTTAGGCCTTGTTGAAGAGTAAGCTCCAAACACACCACATCCCTTCACCTGCATTTGGGCCTTCCCTACTATTTCATCATGACCTGCTGATCCACTCCTGACTTGGTATGTTAGCCCATCGATGGCCCCTCCGGCATTAAACATTTTGATTAGCCCGAATGGGGCAAACCTAAATTCAGGGGCTAGGACCTTGACGGGTGTTATAGTGAATATGTCGAATTCTAAGACCTTCAGTGACACGGGCAAAGCTACATTGTATGGCAAGCTGATAACCTCACCAGTCATGTATCGGTAAGCAATGCAGTCCCCGGTCCAGTCGCTGGGGTCCACTGCAGCCTCAGTGATGAGGTGAATGTCTCGCCCACAAACTACACCCGTAATAGCTTCTGTCCGGGTAGGGTGGAAGGTGTTTTTACGCTCGGTGCTACTCCATGCTGCACCTTGACAGTTGTATACTCCCAGTACACCAGTATATTTGTTCATGTTCCAGATTTTCAATAAGCTGCATTTTCACAAAACATcaaatgtttgaaattatgATAGAAATATTTCCAAGTTAAGAATCAATATCACCAAAGTAGCCTTACCTAACACCATCTCGAGCTGGATCATTAAACAAGCAATCGCGGGTAGGTCTACCAGGCAAACGAGCCCGAAGAACAGATCCATCAGGCAAAACAAGCTTCCTAAGAAGATCAAAGTTGTGCTTTCCAGGTGCATCACTGTTTtacaaatatacaaatagacAAATGAAAGAACAATTATTTAGTATTCAAACTATAAACTCAATAAGGTTTACAACTACAATATTGCATTACCATTTGacatgtggtattaggtagtgatggaaaattgcgaataaaaaacttttttatgattaaacttCCATCACCAAGGGAATTAAATGTTAAATATCATGAAAAATTACGCAACAGACCATTCTCATTCCAaccatttagtaccgattaccaaacgggccgtagtCCAATGTCATTACGAGGCTCACACCTAggtgtagttttttttttttggtaaggTTGGATATATGCAACCTTACcattgttagtgataacaaagaggttgtttctgatCCCTTTTACAACTAAGAAAGTAAAACTTGTACTACAATGTAAGTACCTAACATAGATTGGTCCACCACTGATAGCTCTTGCTGAACCATGGTATTCACCAGCAGGGTGGTCTGAATGGAACATATCCCAATCAGGTTGCATAAATTCCCCTAAAAAAACACTGTTATAAGCCACTGCTGCAATGTGGATGGTGTGTGACACGGGGTCTCGCGGGTAGAAATCATCTGATGCTCTTACAATCGCCGCTTGTTTCGAGCTGTTTGTATGAAACAAACACAAAACCAACATATGTACATAAGCTGATAAACCCTTAAACAAACTCAAAACTCGAAAACAAAACCACTTGAAAAACCAAACAACTATTGGGTATAGAAGAAACTTACCAATATAACGCGTCAGTATTGTGACTCATGCACGCGATGCAACCATTGTCGGGAAAATTCCTAGCAACGGAAGCATCGAGAGCTTGGTGGTATTGCCTAGTGAGTTCAACCCGACCACCAAGGCCTGCGCCTAAGGTCTCCAAGATGCATTGCACGTCGACCTTAACTCCATCAATCCCATTAGAAGCCAAGTAACTATGCAAGTCATTGTAAAACTTGTACACACTCCTAGGATTCACTAGCCCTAACCCTTGCACCTTCATAGGATCACTCTTCCACACTGGCTCATTTTCCACAACTCCCTTAGACACATTGGGATACTTCATTAGTGACTCATATTCCTCCATCTCCTTAACCCCCGGACGTACCCCACCCCAATAACCCGTGATTGCGTGCCATACGTACACGTATTTCAACCCATATTTTTCTTTGGCTATACTTActatatttctaataccaacactAGGATCATCCTTCTTTTGAAATTTCTCATTCTCCTTAATTCCGGTTAATCTAGGCACACATTCCTCTTCCGAATTATCCTTATTATCCTGTGATGTAAATTCCTTTTGTGAGTCCACCCCAACGGACTGCCAACCATCGTCGATGATCACAAACCGAGGTGGGGTCCCACCAACTGACAGGCTAGCTAAACCAGCCTCAACACCTTCTTGGGTAACGTCTTTGTAAAAAGCATCCCATGTACACCACCCAAAATAGTCTATAATCCCCGGTAACTTCTTCTCATGACGTTGCCTGAACGTCTTTAGATGAGATTTGACAGCCCTGATTGCTTCAAAGATAGTGGCATAGGGATCATTTCCTGCACTCACAAACAGAGAATGAGTAAAAGAGGAGCCTTTAATATCATCATCCCCACTTTCTAAACAAAGCTCTAACTCATCTTGTGTGTTCCCTTGTAAACATGCTCTAAATGAACCCTCAATCAAAGGGAGGAAAACAGCATAGATGATCTGATTGGCTTCATCTCCATCATCCGATTCGATGTGGGACCCTTCCTTAGTCTCCACCAATAAAAATTGAGTTTCCAAAGGGATATCACCACCTTTGTCACCCATCTTTTGGGCCATCCACCATAACTTGAATCTGAAACATGCCATGAACCGAACATCTCTAAGAGTGCCTAATGACACCACATGGCGGCTGCTCGGTTGATCAAAATCAGCCCCTATAAAAACTCCCTCAACCGGACCGGATGATGAACCTGATGTTGCTATCACATTATCCGGTACTCCGGTCAGTATTGTTCGGTCTTTAACAATTACTTTCCGGTCTACAATTCTAACTGCTGGTGTTACtgtcatttctttttcttgttttaagCCTTCACTCCTCTGCCAAAATCAGAACATCAAATCAAATATACCTCAAATAATCTAAATGTTAATGATGTAATTTGCCCAacaaatttaactataaatttctatcaacaacaataatgacaaaatCTTAATTCCAAAAGACAAGGGTTAGATAAAAGAATCAATAGATCAATTCTAGGGATCGTTCACATAAAGCAATTAAATTTCTATTCAAAGTagtaaaattcacaaatcaaAGCAATTGATTATGTCGAATGTAAATGATGTAATTTGCCCAAAAATTCTAGCTACTAAATTTTAAtgcaacaacaataataagaaagtcttaatttcaaaagataagggtcacttaaaaaaaaagaaaatttaattttaaaaattccacCTCTTAAGTAGTTATCTTTTTAAAATCCTACTttcgattattttttaaaaatccaatCTTTGcccccaatttttttttaaaatactttcaGGTTGCATTAACCTGGGATAGCaggtttactttttttaaaaaaacaattatgaCACATGTCATAAAATGATTGgctattatattttcattttaaaaaaccacaactacCACCGCTCTGCCTCTACTCTACACTCCAACTACTAGCACTATCTTGCCCACTCTCCACCGCAACTGCCACCACCATCTTGCCCACTCCCCACCCCAATTGCCATCACTCCATCTCTCCTATCATCTCTATTCAACACTACCACCATACTCCCACCATGTTGGATTCCCACCAACACCAATCCACCACCATCCCATCTTCCTGAATAACCCATAACCCACCTCCTCTCTTGAAGCAACTCGTAACCCACCTCCTCCATGGAAAACCCATAACCCTCTACCACCACTACCCCGTCCCCTGAAACACTCACACCATATAAGGGGTAAATAACCCACCACTATCAAACCTCCATCCAACCCTTGAAATTACAACccacaaattaaatcaaataggAAAGAGGGGTAAATAGCCCACCACCATCAACCACCACATAGTCGTTCTCCCATCACCACACGAACAACCGCAAATACACCACCACCGTCAATCAACCAacataaattaaatcaattactTCTTCTCTCATTTaacaattgcaacaaaaaaaatattaaatctcTTCTTCCccaaaatttaaaatctctTCTCCAAAATTTCCTCTGAACTTGTAAAAGGAAAAAACAACCATTCACTCTTCCATTGTTATGATTCTAATTGCATATATTTTGATTGTAATTTTGGAGAGaagaacataattaaaaaaataggatGCCTCAATTAGAGTACAAACTAACTCTTTATATAATGCTAGTCTAATAGAGTAGTAGGGGTGGAGGGAGAAGGGCTGGTTAGGGTTGTTGAATAGGGCATATATAGAGTGATGGTGGTGGAAAAGGGTAGGTAGTAAGGGGAGGGGAAGTTCTTTTGGGCATAATAATGGTGGAGGTTGGAGAGGTTGGAAGGGATGGTGGAAGGCACTAAGATGGGATGGAATTGTTCCTTTGtttttgagttttaaaaattagaaaatgaaagaaaattggAAAACTTACTTGTTTAGTCGGTTATAGGTAATTTGGATCTTTAAAATAAATGCACCGCAAAggttagattttttaaaaataatcaaaatgtgAGCCCAAAGgtgagatttttaaaattaaatttttcacAGAAAAAGATAAGGGTCCGGTATATAAATCAATAGATCAATTCTAGTGATTGTtcttaaaaacaattaagtttCTATGAAAAGTAGTTAAATTCATAAATTCATGCCccatttttatgaaaaaaacaaaaagtttaTGATCAATAGCTAATACCTTATGATATTATGGCTTAATAATCTAAAGAAATGTAAAGGGTTCATAGCCCATAATTACAAGCTTTATGATTTATTGcaaaaatctttgtaatttGGAGAGTTTGTCATCAATCATATTTTAAGAGGTCAcaacattaatcaaattaatcaaGCTTTAATGTGTTAGGATAAGATTAAATGCATATTTTAGGAATACTTTCCAAATTACTTCTTTTACTCCATAATCCATTGAGTAAATTGAGTTaatcctttttgttttttttgattatggTTTTTAAAGTTGATTATTTAGCTCATAATTATTAAATACCATCAAGATTAGAACAACcctttattatattttagaaTAAGTTAAAGATTAGTTAAGCATGAAAATTAGCTCAAAAACACAACCCTCAAAATCATATCTTTAATTAACAAAAACCCATCTTTCCCACAACAAAAAGAACAAAGCTTTacatcaaacaaaataaatcaactacattaaaactttaaaaaaacaattaaagatTGAAACTTTCAAGAAAACCCACTTACCTTGAATGAATTTACAGAGAATGCTTGAAAATTGGATAGTTTTCTAGAAGATCTAAACCAATTAGAGGTAAAAGAATTTGAGTATTGTCTAGTTAATCTAGGAAAAAGATTGAAACAGAGTGGTAAATATTTGGGTTTAAGattgaaacaaaaaaaagggTAAGAATTGTTAACAATATTATTCTTGTTTGTATGAAAAAACAGAGGGAGATTGGAAGAATTTATAGTGCTTTTGATTGGTATATTGCCCTGCAAAgtttttgacatcattttttttagtttttttttttaatgatttgggAAATGTTTCTATGCTTTAAAGTCTAGATCTTAATGGGTTGTACCCAATCATGCAGTTGATTTCATTGACTTGTTGGATGGTGATGATCTAACGGTGGAAATTGATTGTGTGTTTTACTTTCATGGTTCAAGAAGGTTACACGTCGGATCCAGGTCCTAGCCTAATCCAGAATCGTTTATTTGGAAACAATACAGATTTTATGTAGTAAGGATCCAATGACAGAGATATTGAAGTGCTTAATCATCTAATCCCTCTGCCgtatttatttgaattaaatagaaattgagttatttttaaaaaagtgataataaataaataaagagaataaattatatggataaaattaaaagagatttaaAATGTGTGGGTGagattaaaataaagtaaagaatcgttatccaaaaaaaataatgcaaattaaatgggatggaccaaaataaaaaaatgttgcaAGTCCAATTGGCCGGAGAAAGTATATGTTAGTTTGTTCAAAAGGATTTCTTAATTTTATCGTGGTATCAtacattatattaattttactgTATAATAGCAAAAGGAAAGTTTAATTGTGAGCATGTCATTTGTCTTTTATTCATTGAatagtattaatgaaatttgactgatttgcattttttacacttatcatatttataaatgtatatttTCGGAAAAACTCATACATTAAATTGatgcaataaatcacaattattccaattacacagttgtatataaatgcacaatttaaaaaattataatggaaaatattaatatattgtgTAGAACATTATATTTGTCTGATAAAATTCTAAAATTACACCTcgtagaaaattatactacagaataaattacatttattcccGTGTAATTGGAATTACActatttagaaaattatactgcaaAATTACACTGTGTATAAAATTATACAGCAATTTAGGAAATTACTTGAAGTATATAATAGCTTCTTTTTCCATCAAgtgttatttaaaactaaaatgacataaaattaaattaattgatcattaaaatcagtcattcacattgttagactaccataatagtaattttaaattttaagaaaaatgtaaaGTATGATTTgcaatctaaaattttattaaaatattaatgcaCTAAAAAATTCGTACATTGCACGGGTTTCTATcctaattctttataattgagCATTTCATCTTACCATTAGTTATTAGTTAAGGGACatgtaatttaatattcatTTCTAATAGATTTGTAACCCTTAtggtaaaactataattttatgAAGGGTGAGTTTTGAAGTGTTCATTATCACCCACATTTTACTTGTTAGATGATATGTGATTTTATAATCTTGTCCACTAACTTTTACGACTATTAATTAGTTGTAATAATAAACCTCCTTTAGACTTATAACAAAGTTATATTTTctcctttttatttaatttcctTTGGCCAGTTtcttaaattttatcaaaatcttGTCAAAAAGTAATGCTAATATGAACAAAAATTTCCTTCAAACAGGActgtattatttatatttttcaagatattatcattatttactTTCGGGTTTCACTTCAATGGTGGTAGtgataataaatatttattgtaattttagtgaaaagttttttttacaaGTTAAATGTCatgtttgtactactttaattatcttatttttttcataaaattcattttagttcatttttattttactaattcttaaataagtcAGTCTCATTGTGAGACCGTCTCTATTGGACTGGccctatatatattttttgtcttaaaatgattacttatatagatcacttataattttagtataattactttttataatcttagagtaattacttataaccttaaaacgactAATCACAATTAATATCAATGGAATATCAGTGGCTGGCCCAATATTGTGtatagaaaaagaaagaggcgtactataaaaaaacttattttttcacATCTCAACataaaaacttatttaaaaaattaatatcaatgGAATATCAATTTGGATGATAGAGAGAATATTGGAAAGCAGtttaattgaaaaatgatactccctccgttcctttttgatcttccacattactataacgggtagtttcaaaagttcttccactttagaatactttctatttttagaaagtttttatctcacttttaccccttaaaatcccccttttcttttaatgtacccattttcttttatttataattattttctctctcatactttcaatacaatcattacttcacactactatttaattaaaataatacccactaaaacctcatacttccaatacaatcattacttcccactattatataattaaaataatacccactaccaccaaagattctctttttcttaatctttgtgaaatacccaaataggaagaacaaataggaacggagggagtaccaCTTTTGTGATAAGTTAAGCAAATTAAAGTTAAAAGTTACTAGTGTTCCCTctcctttatttttcattaatcacaattaacttatattttattcttaatttatatttcaagttataacatagttaactgagatcttatttgttttattcaaTTCAATGCaaatatcattaatattaactttttatattttttaattatgcatatttAGAGTTATTAACGATAGAATTATTGCATTGATAAATATGCTCAGTCTAATGGGACTGTTAATTAACATGAATAGGCGGGAATCAtacaatacaatactataaaacaAAATGCAATACTATAAAATAACTGTAAATTTCCACAtggcgattttatgagttttgcCAAATAGAGCATTTTTACGGGTTAAAATGtgattttgagatatttataagattttattgcattaattatgattttaagtattaaaggtaagttttcaaatcatatcatatcatatcatacaatactataaaaaaaacaGGTGCAATCATACAATTATAAAAGAACTGGACAATTCCGCATAACGATTTACATAACGATTTTATAGAGTTTTCCCAAATGAAGCATTTTAGAGGTTAATTATGATTTTGTCATATAGCTAGGTGGCAATGCATatcttttataatataaattattttatctaatttaaagAATTTCAACATtaaacatattatttttttttagaaaataacaaatgatcatatcatatcatataataaaataaaataactgaAAAATTACACatgactatttttatagagCGTTTGTCTAATGGAGCCTTTCTACAGGTAAGGATTTTTACAGGTAAATTATGATTGTGTCATATAGCTAGCTAGCAATGCATATCTTATTTGAAAGAATTTTATCATTTAACATATTATGACATATTCTAAGACATCTATCATGACTTTTAAGTTTATTCAGAATGAGTGTATTATTAGATTATATCGACAATAAGTCTGCAAGTATGTTAATTTTGAcacaatttttttaacaaaattgtttatttcacaaaattactaattttgggcaaaatacataatcaacaattatttattcaaataaGCGAAATTATGTTGTGATAAAAACTTATCTCAATTATTActtgattttattaatattataatttgataactataatatgaaattatatctttctttaaaaaattatatttttaaatatttccaTAGTAACAAATTTCGTACACTGCACGAGCTTATATACTAGTATTAGATAATAGGAGTAATACATTGCACGACTCGCCACCAACTTCTTATAAAGTTTCTTTCTATGAAACGAAatacaattttataataataattataataataataataacaataataataataataataataataataataataataataataataataataatttgtgtcaaattttataattcataTTGCAATATTTAACgcaaaataattataaacatataaatgataaaaagtaaatagtgatgattttttttttcattaatggtTTAGAGATAGTTTTTTAGaattctaaaataataaaaatatatcataacgcatgaaattaataattgttTAGAATATTATCGTATTTGCTCTAGTAACCACCTACTCTAAAGCGATGGAATTTGGACTTGATTTTTAACCTTTGTCAATTTCATCTTGTCGTAAAAAAGCCAAACATACTCGAGATAACTCTAGATAAAAGTGCATTTCTCTAGTTGATGAACTACGTGTTAATTTTCTAGACTTTTCATTGTACTTTTTTTGAACTGAACAACAAAAATCATGGAATTGACTACCACAACTCCGTCGTTTCGATAATGATTGGAGTTAAAGGTACACAAATGACACTGTTTGTTGGTGTCATCATTTTTATTGGTTGATCCgatatatatttaaagttttaatATGATCACTTGTAATCTTTAAATAATTGAttagagaaataaattaattaaatgaactTGTTTTAtagtaagacggtctcatataaaatTCGTTGATTATATTTCAATATTAATGATTTATTGttatttgtatataaaatttaaaaagttttctttttattaggtTGAGGGTATGAAAGATTTTATGAGATGATAATTGCCCCACGCTTATAAGCATGGACAATAGCATTATTTTAGCCTCACATATAAGCATGGATAATAACATTTTTAAGTGTGGGAGGATGCAATTTTTTTGTAGATAAAGAGGGTTAAAAATATTAtctgaattaaaaattattaataccTCACTTTCTTGTATAAAAACCATACTCTTAAAGAACTTTTGTTTCGGTTATGAAATGAGGatgtgcaaaagacacttaaaatacctgaatGTAAGGTGTCATCGGGGACAACTGTTAGTATGCTGAAAGTGCTAATGATCCTTCCGCTAATGAGACTGCAAATTCTACAATACAACGTTAGCTTTGCCCggggtgatttcccggaaaacccttccgacgctcaagtcaaaTCGGGAAAccgaaagtaatgaatatatgaaagtaatgaatatacgATAATTAATGAATACAAGACTAACGGATTGTAGTAtaagttcagatcaattgaaggaatatttggttaaGTGAAGATTGTATGTAGGAGGGCGAATATTTTTGTGGAGTAACGATAGGAAGATGAAAACTTAGCTGGGGGTACAAAATGATATATGCAACATGTATTTATAATAGTAGAATTGGATGGTGAATTAATGTGGGAATTATGGGTATGATGGGTGAGTGATAGGTTATAGTGAATACTGAGTAATTATATTAGGAAGTTATTGAACCGAGGTAGGTGATTTAGGGTTTATTTCTTTAACCCAATAACAACTTTATATAGTAATACGTAGATTACAACAAAGATCCGTCATTGTTTAATAATATCGTATATTTAAGCAGTATGTTTATGGTTTTTGAAttataatgttatattaaatataGTTCCATAAATATTGCTCATCTTTAGATTTTTTACTTGTAATTGATTGAATATCGACTCACCATTTTTTATAGAACGGTGAATCTttgttgtaataaaaaaaaaatacaaagaaaGTATATGTTGATAAGCTATGTTGGTTTTAAGTTCTTATTAAATTCTTTAAATCCATTATTTCATTAGATGagataatttaaaatatcattACCAACTTATGTATTGGAGGAACAAAAGTAAAGCTAGCACTAACAATATCTTTTCTGAAACGAATAAATCAAACTTTTCCAAAGCAAAGAtgcaattaaaagaaaattataaatattaaatagatTAAACTTAAAAGTaaatatcaaacaaaaacaTATTCTATAAGAGTTAATAAGATATACTAGTATATAAACTTGTGCAATGCATGAAATTTGTTggtatagaaatatatatatatatatatatatatatatatatatatatatatatatatatataaatatatatatatatatatatatatatatatatatataaataaatatatatatatatatatatatatatatatatatatatatatatatatatatgatgcatttgtataatataattatcaaattataatattaataaaattatgtaaaatttagTTGAGATAAGTTTTTATAACAACATAATTATTGCTTGcttgaataaataattattgatcATATATTTTGCTCAAAAGTAGCTATTTTTGTGAAATAAACGATTTTGTAAAAACATTGTGTCGAGATTGACATTCTTGCAAACTTACTATCCATATAATCCAATTATTCaatcattatcaataaaattaaaacatataacAGAGTTCTTAGAAAATGTCATTTTTCATTTTccaacaaattaataatatgtataaaGTTAAAGTTCTTTAAAACAGATGAAatag of the Amaranthus tricolor cultivar Red isolate AtriRed21 chromosome 6, ASM2621246v1, whole genome shotgun sequence genome contains:
- the LOC130815088 gene encoding probable galactinol--sucrose galactosyltransferase 6 isoform X2 codes for the protein MWWLMVRSEGLKQEKEMTVTPAVRIVDRKVIVKDRTILTGVPDNVIATSGSSSGPVEGVFIGADFDQPSSRHVVSLGTLRDVRFMACFRFKLWWMAQKMGDKGGDIPLETQFLLVETKEGSHIESDDGDEANQIIYAVFLPLIEGSFRACLQGNTQDELELCLESGDDDIKGSSFTHSLFVSAGNDPYATIFEAIRAVKSHLKTFRQRHEKKLPGIIDYFGWCTWDAFYKDVTQEGVEAGLASLSVGGTPPRFVIIDDGWQSVGVDSQKEFTSQDNKDNSEEECVPRLTGIKENEKFQKKDDPSVGIRNIVSIAKEKYGLKYVYVWHAITGYWGGVRPGVKEMEEYESLMKYPNVSKGVVENEPVWKSDPMKVQGLGLVNPRSVYKFYNDLHSYLASNGIDGVKVDVQCILETLGAGLGGRVELTRQYHQALDASVARNFPDNGCIACMSHNTDALYCSKQAAIVRASDDFYPRDPVSHTIHIAAVAYNSVFLGEFMQPDWDMFHSDHPAGEYHGSARAISGGPIYVSDAPGKHNFDLLRKLVLPDGSVLRARLPGRPTRDCLFNDPARDGVSLLKIWNMNKYTGVLGVYNCQGAAWSSTERKNTFHPTRTEAITGVVCGRDIHLITEAAVDPSDWTGDCIAYRYMTGEVISLPYNVALPVSLKVLEFDIFTITPVKVLAPEFRFAPFGLIKMFNAGGAIDGLTYQVRSGSAGHDEIVGKAQMQVKGCGVFGAYSSTRPKRCRVGSEDVGFEYDSGSGLLTLRLDQMPDEITKVHTIEVDL
- the LOC130815088 gene encoding probable galactinol--sucrose galactosyltransferase 6 isoform X1; translation: MMSKTLQGNIPIKSTINSSNLPLFFHTNKNNIVNNSYPFFCFNLKPKYLPLCFNLFPRLTRQYSNSFTSNWFRSSRKLSNFQAFSVNSFKRSEGLKQEKEMTVTPAVRIVDRKVIVKDRTILTGVPDNVIATSGSSSGPVEGVFIGADFDQPSSRHVVSLGTLRDVRFMACFRFKLWWMAQKMGDKGGDIPLETQFLLVETKEGSHIESDDGDEANQIIYAVFLPLIEGSFRACLQGNTQDELELCLESGDDDIKGSSFTHSLFVSAGNDPYATIFEAIRAVKSHLKTFRQRHEKKLPGIIDYFGWCTWDAFYKDVTQEGVEAGLASLSVGGTPPRFVIIDDGWQSVGVDSQKEFTSQDNKDNSEEECVPRLTGIKENEKFQKKDDPSVGIRNIVSIAKEKYGLKYVYVWHAITGYWGGVRPGVKEMEEYESLMKYPNVSKGVVENEPVWKSDPMKVQGLGLVNPRSVYKFYNDLHSYLASNGIDGVKVDVQCILETLGAGLGGRVELTRQYHQALDASVARNFPDNGCIACMSHNTDALYCSKQAAIVRASDDFYPRDPVSHTIHIAAVAYNSVFLGEFMQPDWDMFHSDHPAGEYHGSARAISGGPIYVSDAPGKHNFDLLRKLVLPDGSVLRARLPGRPTRDCLFNDPARDGVSLLKIWNMNKYTGVLGVYNCQGAAWSSTERKNTFHPTRTEAITGVVCGRDIHLITEAAVDPSDWTGDCIAYRYMTGEVISLPYNVALPVSLKVLEFDIFTITPVKVLAPEFRFAPFGLIKMFNAGGAIDGLTYQVRSGSAGHDEIVGKAQMQVKGCGVFGAYSSTRPKRCRVGSEDVGFEYDSGSGLLTLRLDQMPDEITKVHTIEVDL